A stretch of the Aythya fuligula isolate bAytFul2 chromosome 18, bAytFul2.pri, whole genome shotgun sequence genome encodes the following:
- the AXIN2 gene encoding axin-2 isoform X2, with protein sequence MSSAVVLAHLPDPSSSFREDAPRPPVPGEEGEAPCPQPPSSFLGKSQSFKAMPVPPAPRRNENGLGEPEGSASPDSPLARWTKSLHSLLGDQDGAYLFRTFLEREKCVDTLDFWFACNGFRQMDLKDTKTLRVAKAIYKRYIENNSIVSKQLKPATKTYIRDSIKKQQIDSIMFDQAQTEIQTVMEENAYQMFLTSDIYLEYVRSGGENPAYINSNGLGSLKVVCGYLPTLNEEEEWSCADFKNKILPSVVGLSSKTLRVTANVRATETIESGYRSFKRNDPVNPYHVNSGYVFAPATSANDSEISSDALTDDSMSMTDSSVDGIPPYRIGSKKQLQREMHRSVKANGQVSLPHFPRTHRLPKEMTPVEPAAFAAELISRLEKLKQEQETMDSLEERLQQIKEDEEKEGSELPASLQSSREVANPQHPQHPLSLLPSGSYEEDPQAILDEHLSRVLKTPGCQSPGMGRHSPRARSPDRLPGGKLQPGVASPAACTLLGKGFITKQTTKHVHHHYIHHHAVPKTKEQIEAEAAQRAQCCCPAGSDYYCFSKCKGHLKGTDPPLPPLEPFGTGTLTKRPGRGAESVALPAGDGGLPGPGGVQLPGGEADRAQNVWQWMLESERQNKHKPHSTQSTKKAYSSDFAKGAPSERPGRHHPWGTGSHPRGVQPAHPFVQDPTMPPLTPPNTLAQLEEACRRLAEVSKPQKQRCSTSNQQRDRNHSAAVQGGNTPFCNASLMTEDHKEPKKLPVVHTSQSSELVVTYFFCGEEIPYRRMLKAQSLTLGHFKEQLSKKGNYRYYFKKASDEFDCGAVFEEIWEDETILPMYEGRILGKVERID encoded by the exons ATGAGCAGCGCCGTGGTCCTCGCCCACCTCCCagaccccagcagcagcttcagggaagacgccccccggccccctgtcccgggggaggaaggagaggcaccatgcccgcagccccccagctccttcctcgGGAAAAGCCAAAGCTTCAAGGCCATGCCGGTGCCTCCTGCCCCGAGGAGGAATGAGAACGGGCTCGGGGAGCCGGAAGGCAGCGCGTCTCCAGACTCCCCTCTGGCCAGATGGACCAAATCCTTGCATTCCTTGTTGGGAGATCAAGATGGTGCCTATCTTTTTCGGACCTtcttggaaagggaaaaatgtgtgGATACCTTAGACTTCTGGTTTGCCTGCAATGGCTTCAGGCAGATGGACCTTAAGGATACCAAAACTTTAAGAGTAGCCAAAGCTATATACAAAAGGTACATCGAGAACAACAGCATTGTCTCCAAGCAGCTCAAGCCTGCTACCAAGACCTACATAAGGGATAGCATCAAGAAGCAGCAGATAGATTCTATAATGTTTGATCAGGCACAGACTGAGATTCAGACTGTGATGGAGGAAAATGCTTACCAGATGTTTTTAACTTCTGATATATACCTCGAATATGTAAGGAGTGGAGGAGAGAATCCTGCTTACATCAACAGCAACGGACTGGGGAGCTTAAAAGTTGTCTGTGGCTATCTCCCGACCTTGAATGAAGAAGAGGAATGGAGCTGTGcagactttaaaaacaaaatcctgccTTCGGTGGTTGGACTATCCAGCAAGACGTTGAGGGTTACAGCGAACGTCAGAGCTACGGAAACCATCGAGAGCGGCTACAG GTCCTTCAAGAGGAACGACCCCGTTAACCCCTACCATGTGAATTCCGGCTACGTCTTTGCCCCCGCAACGAGTGCAAACGACAGCGAAATATCCAGTGATGCCCTGACGGACGACTCCATGTCGATGACGGACAGCAGCGT AGATGGGATCCCCCCGTACAGAATTGGGAGCAAGAAGCAGCTCCAGAGGGAGATGCATCGGAGCGTTAAGGCCAACGGTCAAGTTTCTCTACCTCATTTTCCG AGGACCCACCGGCTGCCCAAGGAGATGACCCCGGTGGAGCCGGCTGCCTTCGCTGCGGAGCTCATTTCCCGGCTGGAGAagctgaagcaggagcaggaaaCCATGGACAGTctggaggagaggctgcagcaaATCAAGGAG GACGAGGAGAAGGAGGGCTCggagctccctgccagcctgcagagcaGTCGGGAGGTGGCGaacccccagcacccacagcacccgCTCTCGCTCCTGCCGTCTGGCAGCTACGAGGAGGACCCCCAGGCCATCTTGGACGAGCACCTCTCCCGCGTGCTGAAGACCCCCGGCTGCCAGTCTCCTGGCATGGGCCGGCACAGCCCCCGCGCCCGCTCCCCCGATCGCCTGCCAGGAGGCAAGCTGCAGCCTGGAGTGGCCTCGCCGGCCGCCTGCACCCTCCTGGGTAAGGGATTTATCACCAAGCAGACCACCAAGCACGTCCACCACCACTACATCCACCACCACGCCGTACCCAAGACGAAGGAGCAGATCGAGGCGGAGGCGGCTCAGCGGGcgcagtgctgctgccctgccggCAGCGACTACTACTGCTTCTCCAAGTGCAAGGGCCACCTGAAAGGCACGGACCCACCTCTCCCTCCACTGGAGCCCTTCGG GACGGGCACGCTGACCAAGAGGCCGGGCAGAGGAGCGGAGAGCGTCGCCCTGCCGGCTGGGGAcggggggctgcccggccccggaGGGGTGCAGCTACCTGGCGGGGAGGCGGACAGGGCGCAGAACGTCTGGCAGTGGATGCTGGAGAGCGAGAGACAAAATAAGCACAAGCCCCATAG CACACAAAGCACAAAGAAGGCCTACAGCTCCGACTTCGCCAAGGGGGCCCCCAGCGAGCGCCCCGGCCGCCACCACCCCTGGGGGACCGGCAGCCACCCGCGGGGGGTGCAGCCCGCCCACCCCTTCGTCCAGGACCCCACCATGCCCCCGCTCACGCCGCCCAACACCCTCGCCCAGTTGGAGGAAGCGTGTCGTCGGCTCGCCGAAGTCTCCAAGCCTCAGAAGCAACG ATGTTCAACCTCAAATCAGCAGAGGGATCGAAACCACTCAGCTGCTGTTCAGGGGGGAAACACCCCTTTTTGCAATGCAAGTCTAATGACAGAAGA tcaCAAAGAGCCAAAGAAACTCCCGGTTGTTCACACCTCTCAGTCTAGTGAGTTGGTTGTCACCTATTTTTTTTGCGGAGAAGAAATTCCCTACAGGAGAATGTTAAAGGCCCAGAGCCTGACACTTGGGCACTTTAAAGAGCAGCTGAGCAAAAAGGGAAATTATAG ATACTACTTCAAAAAAGCAAGCGACGAGTTTGACTGTGGTGCAGTGTTTGAAGAGATTTGGGAAGATGAAACAATTCTGCCCATGTACGAAGGAAGGATTCTTGGGAAAGTAGAAAGGATCGATTGA
- the AXIN2 gene encoding axin-2 isoform X1, protein MSSAVVLAHLPDPSSSFREDAPRPPVPGEEGEAPCPQPPSSFLGKSQSFKAMPVPPAPRRNENGLGEPEGSASPDSPLARWTKSLHSLLGDQDGAYLFRTFLEREKCVDTLDFWFACNGFRQMDLKDTKTLRVAKAIYKRYIENNSIVSKQLKPATKTYIRDSIKKQQIDSIMFDQAQTEIQTVMEENAYQMFLTSDIYLEYVRSGGENPAYINSNGLGSLKVVCGYLPTLNEEEEWSCADFKNKILPSVVGLSSKTLRVTANVRATETIESGYRSFKRNDPVNPYHVNSGYVFAPATSANDSEISSDALTDDSMSMTDSSVDGIPPYRIGSKKQLQREMHRSVKANGQVSLPHFPRTHRLPKEMTPVEPAAFAAELISRLEKLKQEQETMDSLEERLQQIKEDEEKEGSELPASLQSSREVANPQHPQHPLSLLPSGSYEEDPQAILDEHLSRVLKTPGCQSPGMGRHSPRARSPDRLPGGKLQPGVASPAACTLLGKGFITKQTTKHVHHHYIHHHAVPKTKEQIEAEAAQRAQCCCPAGSDYYCFSKCKGHLKGTDPPLPPLEPFGRTGTLTKRPGRGAESVALPAGDGGLPGPGGVQLPGGEADRAQNVWQWMLESERQNKHKPHSTQSTKKAYSSDFAKGAPSERPGRHHPWGTGSHPRGVQPAHPFVQDPTMPPLTPPNTLAQLEEACRRLAEVSKPQKQRCSTSNQQRDRNHSAAVQGGNTPFCNASLMTEDHKEPKKLPVVHTSQSSELVVTYFFCGEEIPYRRMLKAQSLTLGHFKEQLSKKGNYRYYFKKASDEFDCGAVFEEIWEDETILPMYEGRILGKVERID, encoded by the exons ATGAGCAGCGCCGTGGTCCTCGCCCACCTCCCagaccccagcagcagcttcagggaagacgccccccggccccctgtcccgggggaggaaggagaggcaccatgcccgcagccccccagctccttcctcgGGAAAAGCCAAAGCTTCAAGGCCATGCCGGTGCCTCCTGCCCCGAGGAGGAATGAGAACGGGCTCGGGGAGCCGGAAGGCAGCGCGTCTCCAGACTCCCCTCTGGCCAGATGGACCAAATCCTTGCATTCCTTGTTGGGAGATCAAGATGGTGCCTATCTTTTTCGGACCTtcttggaaagggaaaaatgtgtgGATACCTTAGACTTCTGGTTTGCCTGCAATGGCTTCAGGCAGATGGACCTTAAGGATACCAAAACTTTAAGAGTAGCCAAAGCTATATACAAAAGGTACATCGAGAACAACAGCATTGTCTCCAAGCAGCTCAAGCCTGCTACCAAGACCTACATAAGGGATAGCATCAAGAAGCAGCAGATAGATTCTATAATGTTTGATCAGGCACAGACTGAGATTCAGACTGTGATGGAGGAAAATGCTTACCAGATGTTTTTAACTTCTGATATATACCTCGAATATGTAAGGAGTGGAGGAGAGAATCCTGCTTACATCAACAGCAACGGACTGGGGAGCTTAAAAGTTGTCTGTGGCTATCTCCCGACCTTGAATGAAGAAGAGGAATGGAGCTGTGcagactttaaaaacaaaatcctgccTTCGGTGGTTGGACTATCCAGCAAGACGTTGAGGGTTACAGCGAACGTCAGAGCTACGGAAACCATCGAGAGCGGCTACAG GTCCTTCAAGAGGAACGACCCCGTTAACCCCTACCATGTGAATTCCGGCTACGTCTTTGCCCCCGCAACGAGTGCAAACGACAGCGAAATATCCAGTGATGCCCTGACGGACGACTCCATGTCGATGACGGACAGCAGCGT AGATGGGATCCCCCCGTACAGAATTGGGAGCAAGAAGCAGCTCCAGAGGGAGATGCATCGGAGCGTTAAGGCCAACGGTCAAGTTTCTCTACCTCATTTTCCG AGGACCCACCGGCTGCCCAAGGAGATGACCCCGGTGGAGCCGGCTGCCTTCGCTGCGGAGCTCATTTCCCGGCTGGAGAagctgaagcaggagcaggaaaCCATGGACAGTctggaggagaggctgcagcaaATCAAGGAG GACGAGGAGAAGGAGGGCTCggagctccctgccagcctgcagagcaGTCGGGAGGTGGCGaacccccagcacccacagcacccgCTCTCGCTCCTGCCGTCTGGCAGCTACGAGGAGGACCCCCAGGCCATCTTGGACGAGCACCTCTCCCGCGTGCTGAAGACCCCCGGCTGCCAGTCTCCTGGCATGGGCCGGCACAGCCCCCGCGCCCGCTCCCCCGATCGCCTGCCAGGAGGCAAGCTGCAGCCTGGAGTGGCCTCGCCGGCCGCCTGCACCCTCCTGGGTAAGGGATTTATCACCAAGCAGACCACCAAGCACGTCCACCACCACTACATCCACCACCACGCCGTACCCAAGACGAAGGAGCAGATCGAGGCGGAGGCGGCTCAGCGGGcgcagtgctgctgccctgccggCAGCGACTACTACTGCTTCTCCAAGTGCAAGGGCCACCTGAAAGGCACGGACCCACCTCTCCCTCCACTGGAGCCCTTCGG CAGGACGGGCACGCTGACCAAGAGGCCGGGCAGAGGAGCGGAGAGCGTCGCCCTGCCGGCTGGGGAcggggggctgcccggccccggaGGGGTGCAGCTACCTGGCGGGGAGGCGGACAGGGCGCAGAACGTCTGGCAGTGGATGCTGGAGAGCGAGAGACAAAATAAGCACAAGCCCCATAG CACACAAAGCACAAAGAAGGCCTACAGCTCCGACTTCGCCAAGGGGGCCCCCAGCGAGCGCCCCGGCCGCCACCACCCCTGGGGGACCGGCAGCCACCCGCGGGGGGTGCAGCCCGCCCACCCCTTCGTCCAGGACCCCACCATGCCCCCGCTCACGCCGCCCAACACCCTCGCCCAGTTGGAGGAAGCGTGTCGTCGGCTCGCCGAAGTCTCCAAGCCTCAGAAGCAACG ATGTTCAACCTCAAATCAGCAGAGGGATCGAAACCACTCAGCTGCTGTTCAGGGGGGAAACACCCCTTTTTGCAATGCAAGTCTAATGACAGAAGA tcaCAAAGAGCCAAAGAAACTCCCGGTTGTTCACACCTCTCAGTCTAGTGAGTTGGTTGTCACCTATTTTTTTTGCGGAGAAGAAATTCCCTACAGGAGAATGTTAAAGGCCCAGAGCCTGACACTTGGGCACTTTAAAGAGCAGCTGAGCAAAAAGGGAAATTATAG ATACTACTTCAAAAAAGCAAGCGACGAGTTTGACTGTGGTGCAGTGTTTGAAGAGATTTGGGAAGATGAAACAATTCTGCCCATGTACGAAGGAAGGATTCTTGGGAAAGTAGAAAGGATCGATTGA